ATTTGCAAATATTATCAACATTATCACAAAGATTCGCTTGTCAACGTGATTTTAGTCAATCGTGCTTTTTACAATATGtagacgtcaaggcagaatacaaaatacctaccgtatcacctcgacgtccaacAACTGGTACCTTTtgtcgcgcaccaccactttgtggaaccagctgcccaagaagagcgtactaattcttgcAACGCCGGCCGCTTGCAGGCCTTCTGGCCGGCGTTCacacttaatattaagtgaGCCACCTGCcagtttgcctcctattatataaaatgagttgccggcctttcaagaattgctGTGCTGAGCTGCGCGGTGGAGGACGCCCAGGGGTTCTCCACCGCCAGCACGTGTACTGGGGTAGTTTCTTCTGCACCTtcatattaaaagaaaacaattttttaaccggactaaagcaatttattattctacacttataaatattatgcgtcaccgtgaccacgcacgctgtaaacgcgaaacgtcggaaaaatttaaatttaaaattatgtaaaataattaaaagtttataataatacaaatagctttaatgcggttaaaaaattgttttctttcaatgtgtaaaagctatgttaaccaaagacaatactaccgTCATATAagttaatctatattttagaTACTGTCAGAAGTTAGACCTTGCCTCTACAACCCAACAATTGCGTTGAAATTGCAAGAAATAATTGGGTTTGATTTTTGAAGACATATTCATACACAAAACAGTTCTCAGCCTCCAACCAGCAATAGGACTGACACGTATAGGTTGATAGGAGAAGAGAAAGGAAGGAACTTCACTCACTTTCACTTTCTGGGCGTAGACGTCGATTACTGGTTGGAAAGCGGACGAGCTGTTTTACTCTAGAATATTGAAGATTGCTACTTCGAATTCacaatgacaattgacagGGCAAAGTCATCGCCATATTTTGTTACAGACAACAACTCGTGTCATAAAACCGTCATTCAGAAATCTGTTTTATTTCTAAGTACCAAAGAAAATCGGTTCATAAATGCCGTCGTAACTCCAGCCCGCTTAGCCTTCTGGTAAATCTAGCACTGTTAGGCATTTATTCCATAAAATACTTTGGTTGTATGGATCATTATAATGCACCTTAGTTATAATGTACGCTTGTCTTGTATAGTTTAGGTCAATGGAGGAACCACACTCACTCCAGATAAAGCCCAGTTCCTTATCTTTTTCTTTACTTCATGGCCaagttgatcagccttctatgcttGACACAGACCATAGATTTTTACATGCTGGTTTACcgcacgatgttttcctacgCCGTACGAACGAGTGTTCAGTCAAGAAGTAGAAAAGTTCGCAGGCAGAGCCGTGATTAGCAGGACCTCAGGGTTAAGATGCGCGCTTCAGGCCCTATTCCACAGCTTAATAAACAAGGGTAAACCCCCAGaaaacagttaaaatataaaattagaacgGGTCGTATCCTTGGTGGTGGTAAGTGGTGGTGGCAGTGTGCAGTGGTTTCCAAGTGTATTAGAACAGACAGACTAGAgaatttcgtttttttttgtgataactcattgtttttcttcactgaaagttatatatattttgcaaatgaaaaataaaatcaccTCGCAGCCATTTTCGTTTATGACGTCATCAATTGTGCATTCTGCATTTGACAGCCTGAACTGCGAAGTCGGCACTTAACTGCCAGAGAGAACATAGGTGTCTCAAGTAATGTATAAGTCGGAACGCCTTCGGGCATGGGGCGAACACTATTAATCATcgtgtttttgatttttttttaaattgacaacATTGAATCATACTAAAGACTTTGCGAAGAATCTACTATTCTGTATTTGTGgcttgtttgttttaattaagaagAAACGCGTTTTCTCgtgttttgtataattagATGTATTTCACGGTGAGTCAGAAAGTCAGAAGTATTGtaagattttttgtataaataactattgcTAAATTCAAACATTCAAATCTGGTATGAGGTCTAACTTATCTAGTGTCATCTAGCGTTGGCCTTTGTTAAATTTCATTGTCAAACAGTCATTTGTTATTTCATTACactcatattttaatagatggcactgttacaacttacaaataaTATCAACTTGAATAATTTTCTTACCATATTTAGAACTTTAATATAacttagaaatattaataaatactattaaaggtaaattgtaattattttaaaatatacttattaaaatttgtgttCCGTTGTACGAAAACGAAAGTCAAACGGCTAGACGTCAAAAGACTACGAAACCCAGATTGCACCACTTGCGTTGCGTGACAGGCGGCGCCAACTCGATCAAGGCAAAAAAGACTGACTCGTCGGACGAAATAAATGTAGATCTTGGGcctatttataactaaataaagcAGCGCTGTTATCTTAAAAGTGAAGTATATTTTGTGATCTTTACGTGCGTTATTTAACAGCTATGAACTAAATAACCTAGCAAAATCGATACAGAATTCGTGTAGTAGTGTCATGGGACTTAGCTTATGTAACACTTTTAActgaaaataactttttaaatacatcTAGTTATTGTTTACCTACCCTAAGGTAAGGATGCTTATGtgttataattaacattatgtGCTAACCTTGAATTTTACACCGAGCCTGACCATATCATCCATATCACTAATTAATAggtaattaacatttatattgttagttgataaatattatttaataaacaatttacatCGACCCCCGTGTCAGTCCATCCTAAAATCACGGTATTTAACATGTAttcttttgaatttggaacatatttattttattttgtactaaaaagtttttgttaatcTTACAATCTGTTCtgataagtatttatttaaaaatattgagttGAAATAAGTATTGAAAATAACTTTCTGcaattgtcatttttattaattatggtatcctgtaaaataataaattgtaaactgAATGATGTAATGAGGGTTAttgctaaatatatattataggaatgcttagaattttataaatacatttttttatagaatctCATGGGGTATGGGATATTTATGGGGGTGTCTGTAGAGTTTTCATTAATGCTTTTATATTAACCAGTTTCTAGTTGGTGTGGTAAATATGCAATTATATTGGTCACgacaataaaataagtatttactgTAAGACTTATTACAGCATAGTAATGGATTGTGAGCTTTAAGAACTAGTGCAAGTActattcaaacaaaatatattgaatgaaTATGAATTGCACTATGTATTTTAGGCATTTCATAATACATAATCTTGTTGTTATGAGTTTGTGATAAGATATTGCATATTCATGTATTAAACTACCTAATATCAGTCAACATACTAATTACTCACTGGCATAGCAACCCAAAGTGAGAGAGTGCTGCTGTAAGATTAAAAGACTAGAATTTGCTGGAAAAAAATCATACTTAGCTCTAAATCTCGACTCTAATCATAAGcttggttaaaataatttatttatttagataatccaatgtttaaataagttgtttattcaaaaaatagtaattaaagcAAAAAACTTACTAAATTTTCATTTGCTGCCAAGTTGTCAAATGAGAGGAACTGTAACTGATTCTACCATTTTAATTGTCAAGTATTTTGTTTGACATTAGGATAGGCtataaatcaaaacaaaaacaagtcTAATGCAAAGTGACTAGTCTCGGTCTTCAATTTCTACCACAGTATCCCagttttacaaattgtttctCTACTGAATATAATTTGCCTATTATGATCAAACTTGAAAATGTCGATAGACTTACAGGTATCGGctacaaatttttttttaatgcaacaGAATTTTTTGCTTTCAGCtaggtatttaataatattattttatattttataaaataattctgtaTTGGTTTTACCTTTGAATTCTATTATgcttttatctaaaatttgatatcttttaattaattgcataatattttgttacgttTCAGGGTAAATCTACCAAAATGTTGCGTCGTTGCTCAAAAAATCTTCAGATCATATACCGGCGGCAGAGCCAAGCCCTCCGGTTTCGGTCGACAGAAATACCCAAGATCTATGGAGCTGCTCACCATGCCACCCTGAAACCTAGGGTTCTCACCCATAGCCAGGTAGCCTCAATACATTTTACCAAGCCATTAATGGCTGAACAGGATGTGATGACCCCTAGTTTCCCAGATTCCGTATCAGAGGGTGACGTGAAACTCGACAAGAAAGTTGGCGATGCGGTCGCAGCCGACGACGTAGTACTAGAAATCGAGACAGACAAAACAGCTATCCCTGTCATGGCGCCGGACAATGGAATCATCAAGGAATTATATGTAAAGGATGGAGAAACTGTAAAAGCAGGACAAAAGTTATTTCGTTTAGAAATCACCAGTGGGGCACCCAAAAAGGAGGCACCAGCTGAAGCTAAATCCGAACCAACTCCTCCACCGGCGTCTGCTCCACCTCCAGCTGCTGCCCCGCCGCCAGCTGCAGTTTCTCCACCATCTGCTGCACCACCTACTCCACCTCCACCCCCACCTAAACCCCAAACGCCTCCCCAGGCCCCTAAAGCGGGAGCTCCAATCTCATCTATTCCTGTGGCAGCTATCCGTCACGCCCAAGCTATAGAAACAGCTTCAGTCCGTGTCCCCCCCAGTGACTACAGCAAAGAAATTGTCGGCACTCGTAGCGAACAGCGCGTGAAAATGAACAGAATGAGACAGCGTATAGCTGAACGTCTGAAGCAGGCACAGGACACAAACGCCCTCCTCACTACTTTCAACGAAGTAGACATGTCCCATATAATGGCCTTTAGAAAGAAGAACTTGGAAGCCTTTACTAAAAAGTTTGGTGTCAAACTTGGTTTAATGTCTCCATTTGTTAAGGCAGCTGCAAGTGCATTGCAAGATCAACCAGTAGTCAACGCTGTGATTGATGGTAATGAAATTGTCTACAGGGATTACGTGGACATATCAGTTGCTGTGGCAACACCTAAAGGGCTGGTTGTGCCAGTTATTAGAAATGTTCAAACAATGACATATGCTGACATTGAATTGACTGTCGCTGCACTAGCTGAGAAAGCCAGGAGCGGTAAACTAACTATTGAAGAAATGGACGGTGGTACATTTACTATTAGCAACGGTGGAGTGTTTGGTTCATTAATGGGCACCCCAATTGTTAACCCACCACAATCGGGTATCTTGGGAATGCATGGAATATTCGAACGACCAATTGCCTTGAATGGGCAGGTTGTGATCCGCCCCATGATGTACATAGCCCTCACTTATGATCATAGATTAATTGATGGTCGTGAAGCGGTGCTATTCTTGAAAAAAATCAAGCAAGGCGTAGAAGACCCAGGTAGCATTGTTGCTGGACTTTAAGTCTATCACTTAAGATgcttttaaatcaataatcacactttattttatatttaacagaacttataaaaataattcgctTATGtgataagttttataaacattttttctgtaaatataaatcatttctttatttatatttaatttttaaaagtgaattattcatttaaaagcGCTGAAAAGTTATGTCTACTGCACTTAACAAGTACAACGCAGAAACAACCGTTACCATTcttaatataagttataattatctattacTTAAAGAGGCTTAAAATATCATCATAATATATCAAGTTTACtctttaaattctttatttcaatttaagtgTTCCATGTCTTTATtgcatatttctttatatgtaactttttttttaaatatggcaatagttttaactttatgccagtttcacgTATAGTAAGTAACTTTGAGTCATAGATAATTTCAACTGACATTAAGATAGAGCgttaatagattaaaaaaaaactaatagaTGCCTGCCGGTGTGTTATGGTTCCTCACTgaaaaatagtattaaaaaaagtcgtaaaagtaatatatgcTACGTAGAAGTATTAAAGTCGAACGAAACAAAGccctgtttt
This DNA window, taken from Pieris brassicae chromosome 14, ilPieBrab1.1, whole genome shotgun sequence, encodes the following:
- the LOC123718061 gene encoding dihydrolipoyllysine-residue succinyltransferase component of 2-oxoglutarate dehydrogenase complex, mitochondrial-like — encoded protein: MLRRCSKNLQIIYRRQSQALRFRSTEIPKIYGAAHHATLKPRVLTHSQVASIHFTKPLMAEQDVMTPSFPDSVSEGDVKLDKKVGDAVAADDVVLEIETDKTAIPVMAPDNGIIKELYVKDGETVKAGQKLFRLEITSGAPKKEAPAEAKSEPTPPPASAPPPAAAPPPAAVSPPSAAPPTPPPPPPKPQTPPQAPKAGAPISSIPVAAIRHAQAIETASVRVPPSDYSKEIVGTRSEQRVKMNRMRQRIAERLKQAQDTNALLTTFNEVDMSHIMAFRKKNLEAFTKKFGVKLGLMSPFVKAAASALQDQPVVNAVIDGNEIVYRDYVDISVAVATPKGLVVPVIRNVQTMTYADIELTVAALAEKARSGKLTIEEMDGGTFTISNGGVFGSLMGTPIVNPPQSGILGMHGIFERPIALNGQVVIRPMMYIALTYDHRLIDGREAVLFLKKIKQGVEDPGSIVAGL